A window of Brachybacterium fresconis contains these coding sequences:
- a CDS encoding mycothiol transferase has translation MDALDILRDLTSRPRHAAAQLRVQLNPVSLNARPGGHDNSVAWLLWHSGREIDAQLASLTGDDQVWTAQGFAERFDLGAVGDTVGYGHSPEEARRVLVSDGDLLLAYLDATLDAFELYLEGVTASDLDDVIDAQWDPPVTRGARLVSILDDAIQHLAQAAYVLGMPLPRGD, from the coding sequence ATGGACGCCCTCGACATCCTCCGCGATCTCACCTCCCGCCCCCGCCACGCCGCCGCGCAGCTGCGCGTGCAGCTCAACCCCGTCTCCCTCAACGCTCGCCCCGGCGGTCACGACAACTCCGTCGCCTGGCTGCTGTGGCACTCCGGCCGCGAGATCGACGCCCAGCTCGCCTCGCTCACCGGCGATGACCAGGTGTGGACCGCCCAGGGGTTCGCCGAGCGCTTCGACCTCGGCGCCGTCGGCGACACCGTCGGCTACGGCCACAGCCCCGAGGAGGCCCGCCGGGTCCTCGTCAGCGACGGCGATCTGCTGCTGGCCTACCTCGATGCGACTCTCGACGCGTTCGAGCTCTACCTGGAAGGGGTCACCGCCTCCGACCTCGACGACGTCATCGACGCGCAGTGGGACCCGCCGGTCACCCGCGGTGCCCGCCTGGTGAGCATCCTCGACGACGCCATCCAGCATCTCGCCCAGGCGGCCTACGTCCTGGGCATGCCGCTGCCGCGCGGGGACTGA
- a CDS encoding PadR family transcriptional regulator → MSMQDAPSPEDAEWAEELARSWVEVYKKSATTLALLRIVRTDGPISAAAIAPRFAETTGWSLTDRGLYRTLRRLADSGVLGLEKVDVARTGAKRQDFALTPVGRAYLDRIERELV, encoded by the coding sequence ATGAGCATGCAGGACGCCCCGTCCCCCGAGGACGCCGAGTGGGCCGAGGAGCTGGCCCGCTCCTGGGTCGAGGTCTACAAGAAGTCGGCGACCACGCTCGCGCTGCTGCGGATCGTCCGCACCGACGGTCCGATCTCGGCGGCCGCCATCGCGCCCCGCTTCGCGGAGACGACCGGGTGGTCGCTCACCGATCGCGGTCTCTATCGCACCCTGCGGCGACTGGCCGATTCCGGGGTGCTCGGCCTGGAGAAGGTGGACGTCGCCCGCACCGGCGCCAAACGCCAGGACTTCGCCCTCACCCCCGTCGGCCGCGCGTATCTGGACCGCATCGAGCGCGAGCTGGTCTGA
- a CDS encoding GNAT family N-acetyltransferase, whose amino-acid sequence MTIDPDEHTHGPEETIAVRDNAAAGRFEAVRNGDVVGIMIYERSRGGIELVHTVTDPAHRGEGVASVLVRTTLAEARAANLQVTVICPFVESWVQRHPEQAEGVVLDER is encoded by the coding sequence ATGACGATCGATCCCGACGAGCACACCCACGGGCCCGAGGAGACCATCGCCGTGCGCGACAACGCCGCGGCGGGCCGCTTCGAGGCCGTGCGCAACGGGGACGTCGTCGGCATCATGATCTACGAGCGCTCCCGGGGCGGCATCGAGCTGGTGCACACGGTCACCGACCCCGCCCATCGCGGCGAAGGGGTGGCCTCCGTCCTGGTGCGCACCACCCTCGCCGAGGCCCGGGCGGCGAACCTCCAGGTCACCGTGATCTGCCCCTTCGTCGAGAGCTGGGTGCAGCGCCATCCCGAGCAGGCGGAGGGCGTCGTCCTCGACGAGCGGTGA